In Macadamia integrifolia cultivar HAES 741 unplaced genomic scaffold, SCU_Mint_v3 scaffold2353, whole genome shotgun sequence, one genomic interval encodes:
- the LOC122066346 gene encoding probable receptor-like protein kinase At4g39110, whose product MVTMTATQLLLVVLCISLLFLNVVAGSASIPYIPEDNYLIDCGSSATSNLDDGRTFNSDQKSAPYLSTKKEIQISAPFPNANVPSPIYLTARIFEEESTYAFQLTRPGWHWIRLHFFPINNSDFDLTRSIFSVETDEVVLLHSFSATNTTKWIMKEYLLNITTENLSIKFSPLRKSFAFINALEVVSAPDSLIPDVCSSLVPIGYFSGLSTYSYQTMYRLNMGGSLITPQNDTLGRVWEPDLKFLKIRGLANTISVSPSTVTYPDGLSPLIAPSLVYATATEMAHVRVINPNFNVTWNFNIDPAFSYLLRLHFCDIISKSLNDLYFNVYINGQKAISGLDLSSITSGLAISYYKDIIVNSSMLLSDKLKIQIGPVNQNTGSVNAILNGLEVLKMSNSLESLDGEFGVNGSQEASSTMNRGTVAAVGFAMMFGVFVGLGAMVIKWRKMPQNWDSKNHSFSSWLLPLHGGNSTFVTNSKTSIGSNKGGNGNGNGNFYSSSQGFGRYFSFAELKDATKNFDQKAVIGVGGFGNVYLGNLDDGTQVAVKRGNPQSEQGIDEFQTEIQMLSKLRHRHLVSLIGYCDENSEMILVYEYMSNGSLREHLYGTNLSPLSWKQRLEICIGAARGLHYLHTGAAQGIIHRDVKSTNILLDENLIAKMSDFGLSKTAPTMGLTHVSTAVKGSFGYLDPEYFRRQQLNDKSDVYSFGVVLLEVLCARPAINPALPREQVNLAEWGMQWKRKGLLDKIIDTHLVGVINPESMKKFAEATEKCLAEYGVDRPTMGDVLWNLEYALQLQEASCQGKMEEEKRRMEAATIGSAVVVPTANANANANEDNHMVVSSGLEGDGETAQVIHAIEEHSGTAMFAKQIMDIKGR is encoded by the coding sequence ATGGTAACGATGACAGCAACTCAGCTCCTCTTGGTGGTCTTATGCATTTCGTTGTTATTCCTCAACGTCGTAGCGGGCTCTGCTTCCATCCCTTACATCCCAGAGGACAATTACCTTATCGACTGCGGTTCTTCGGCCACATCCAACCTCGATGATGGTAGAACCTTCAATTCAGACCAAAAATCCGCTCCTTACCTATCCACCAAGAAAGAGATCCAGATCTCTGCCCCCTTCCCTAATGCCAACGTCCCGTCCCCTATCTATCTAACAGCCAGGATCTTCGAGGAAGAATCAACCTACGCCTTCCAATTGACTCGCCCTGGTTGGCACTGGATTCGCCTCCATTTCTTCCCCATAAACAACTCCGATTTTGATCTCACTCGTTCAATCTTCTCTGTAGAGACCGATGAGGTCGTCCTCCTTCACAGCTTCAGTGCCACTAACACCACCAAATGGATCATGAAAGAGTACCTCCTCAACATCACCACCGAGAACCTCTCCATCAAGTTCTCTCCTCTTCGCAAATCTTTCGCCTTCATCAATGCCCTTGAGGTTGTCTCCGCCCCTGACAGCCTCATCCCCGACGTCTGCTCCTCCCTCGTCCCCATCGGTTACTTCTCCGGTCTCTCCACCTACTCATATCAAACCATGTACCGGCTCAACATGGGTGGCAGCTTGATCACTCCCCAAAACGACACGCTAGGTCGTGTTTGGGAGCCTGACCTAAAGTTCCTCAAGATTAGGGGCTTAGCCAACACCATCTCTGTTTCTCCAAGCACCGTCACATACCCCGATGGCCTCTCCCCCTTGATTGCACCAAGCTTAGTATATGCCACTGCTACTGAGATGGCTCATGTCCGTGTCATCAATCCAAACTTTAACGTTACCTGGAACTTCAACATCGATCCTGCCTTTAGCTACCTCCTCCGCCTCCACTTCTGTGACATAATCAGCAAGTCCCTCAATGATCTCTACTTCAATGTCTACATCAACGGCCAGAAAGCCATTTCTGGCCTAGACCTTTCTAGCATCACCTCTGGCCTGGCCATTTCTTACTACAAGGACATCATTGTCAATTCTTCCATGTTGTTATCAGACAAGCTGAAAATCCAAATAGGCCCAGTAAACCAGAACACTGGCTCTGTCAATGCCATCCTTAATGGGTTAGAGGTTCTAAAGATGAGTAACTCATTGGAAAGCTTAGATGGGGAGTTTGGAGTAAATGGATCCCAAGAGGCCTCCTCGACGATGAACCGTGGGACTGTGGCAGCAGTCGGGTTCGCGATGATGTTCGGAGTATTTGTGGGGCTTGGAGCAATGGTAATCAAGTGGCGCAAGATGCCCCAAAACTGGGATTCCAAGAATCATAGCTTCTCATCATGGTTGCTTCCTCTCCATGGTGGTAACTCGACCTTTGTGACCAATAGTAAGACATCCATTGGGTCCAATAAGggtggaaatggaaatggaaatggcaACTTCTACTCGTCCTCCCAAGGATTTGGTCGTTACTTCTCCTTTGCAGAACTGAAGGACGCAACAAAGAACTTTGATCAGAAAGCAGTGATTGGGGTGGGAGGATTTGGGAACGTCTACTTAGGAAACTTAGATGATGGAACCCAAGTGGCAGTCAAGCGAGGGAACCCACAATCCGAGCAAGGGATCGACGAGTTCCAAACGGAGATCCAAATGCTATCCAAACTAAGGCATAGGCACTTAGTGTCCTTGATTGGTTACTGTGATGAGAATTCAGAGATGATACTAGTATATGAGTACATGTCCAATGGTTCTTTAAGAGAGCACCTGTATGGGACAAACCTCTCTCCACTGTCATGGAAGCAAAGGTTGGAGATATGTATAGGAGCAGCAAGAGGGTTACATTACCTTCATACGGGTGCAGCACAAGGGATCATACATAGAGACGTGAAGAGCACTAACATCCTATTGGATGAGAACCTAATAGCTAAAATGTCAGATTTCGGGTTATCCAAGACAGCTCCTACCATGGGGCTGACCCATGTGAGCACGGCTGTGAAGGGAAGTTTTGGGTATCTTGACCCAGAGTACTTTAGGCGTCAACAACTAAATGACAAATCTGATGTCTACTCATTTGGTGTAGTGTTACTAGAGGTGCTATGTGCAAGGCCGGCCATCAACCCTGCACTGCCTAGGGAACAAGTGAACCTAGCGGAGTGGGGGATGCAGTGGAAGAGAAAAGGGTTGTTAGATAAGATTATTGATACCCACTTAGTGGGAGTCATCAACCCAGAGTCTATGAAGAAGTTTGCTGAAGCTACTGAGAAGTGTTTGGCAGAGTATGGTGTGGATAGACCAACCATGGGGGACGTTCTTTGGAATCTTGAGTACGCATTACAGCTACAGGAGGCTTCTTGCCAAGGGAAGATGgaggaggaaaaaagaagaatggaagCTGCCACTATTGGATCTGCTGTGGTTGTCCCAActgcaaatgcaaatgcaaatgcaaatgaAGATAATCACATGGTAGTATCCTCTGGCCTTGAAGGAGATGGTGAAACAGCCCAAGTCATCCATGCCATCGAAGAGCATTCAGGAACTGCAATGTTCGCTAAGCAAATTATGGACATCAAAGGGCGATAA